The Spiroplasma corruscae DNA window ACAAAGGTGGAATTATCTTTAAAAAAGGTGTTATCTTTAAAAGTGTAAAACAAGAAGAATTACTACCAGAGTTAAAATTATTAATAATGGAATACTATAATGAATGACTAAATAAAAAAAATAACGAGCTTTAAATAGCTCGTTTTTAGTCAAACTTAATTGAAAATTTATGAATCTTATTTTTACCAGGTTCTAATATAATTACTTGTTTTTTTTCGCTAATTTCACTATGATTTTGATTTGCATAGTCCGGCATTCCAAATCAAGGTTCAACACAAACATACTTTGCATTTTCATTAATTGACCAAAATAAAAAAATAGGATATTTTGGATAATGTATTTTGTATGAAATGTTTGACCTTCTTATTGATACACTATTCGATTTCGAAAAAGCAAGATACGGTTTTGAGTTACTAAAATCTAATTCTCCGTAACTAAATGATTTTATTTTTTTTGTATCGCTTTCTTCAAACATTAACCCATCACTAAATTCATATATAAATTCTTCTTCTTTATTAAGAGTAATTGTATCACCTTTATCAAAAATAAAAGCTGGATGATGACCAAAACTATAATACATTTTTTTTAAATCTATATTTTTTATATTTATATCTAGATAAACTTTTTTCTTTGTAAGTCTAATCTTTATAGTTATTTTATATTTAAAAGGGAATAATTTATTAGGTTTGTCAAAAACTGACTCTAATAAACAAGAACTCTCTTTTTTTTGAATTATTTTTCAATTCTTTATATCATTAAAAAATCCGTGTCTAATAATATCAAGTTCTTTACCTTCGTATGTTAACTTAGATTTTAAATTACCACACACAGGAAACATAATAGGTCAAGTTTTTTTTCAATCTCCATCCTTTTGATATAATACTTCATTATTTTTATACTTTATACTTTGAATCTCAAATGGATTAATTTGAAAATCTAAAGAAAGTTCTTTATTTATTAGCTTATTCATCTTTATAACCTTTCATTATAATTTCTTATACTTCTATTTTTGTTTTAGCTTTTTCTAATATTCTTTTCTTTAATAAGTTTTTTAAATTTCTTGTAGCATTCCTATAACTTGTATAATCAGCAAACATCGAATTATTTCTAAAGTAAAATATTAATATACAAATTAATATTAACATACAAGAAAAAGACATAATTAGTGTCGTTGCCACGTCAAATTCTTTTAATAAAGTTGAATTTACAACAAGCAAGGTTTCTAAATCACTTATTTTGTTTACATTATGAAATACACCCTTGTTATAAAACCCAACTATTTTTTCTGTTGATTCAATAAGAAATTTTGCACCGAAAAATGAAGTTCCAAAAAAACCTGTAACTGGGTTTTTGGGTGATCTATAGTTTCACATTATACACAAAGAAAATAATGAGAATAAAATTTGATTCATTAGTATTCCGGTAAAAATATTTGTGAATGTATATACATAAGGATTCGTGGTAAAAGCTAAAATAGTATACATACCAAATATAAGAAATAATGATGTAAATATTAAATACTTTTGCCCTAAATATTTTAGAACAAATTTATAGATAAAGTAAGAAACAATTATAGATGGCACTGTATAAAGGAAGTTAAAAGCTCGCAAAAAAGAAAATACTTGATTGTAATCTAATTGGTAATCCCTAAGGTTGAGTCCTATAAACAACTTTACAATCATTGAATTATTTAATGAGCTTGTAATAGATAATAAAAAAACAATCAAATAAATCATAAAAAAATTAAGATTATTTTTTTTCGGTAATAGATCTATAACCTCTTTATCAAATACACCTGCAAGATTCCTAGACTCTTTGATAAATAATGATGTAAAAATAAATAAACATAAAATAATAAACATTGAAATTCCTAAAATTGAATAATTAAATGTTTTTCCAATTACTATTGTATTTAATTCTTCCAAATATAAACCAAGTGTAGTGCCAAATGTAATAAAACTAAATACAATTCAAGTAGCAGGCAAAACATAAATTCTGTAATAATACTGTTCATTATAAAATAAAAAATAAATAGTTGATGAAGCAATGCAAATAGATAACATAAATGACATAAATATAAAGTAATAGATATTAGTTTTTTCTCCTACTATAGTTAGAATAAGGACCATTGTAAAAATTATTGCATATGATACCTTGAGTCATGATGTTCTATTTCTAATAATACCAGTGATAAAAGTTGCAAATGGTTTTAGAAATATCAAGAATAATGAAGTCCCAAAAATTATAAGAAATATAAACTCTGATTTTTCTACTTCAAGTGTTGTTGGTAATGTATTAAAGGTTTTATTTGAAAGATATCCAACTATCATTCAAAAGAAAATGATACTTGTTAGGAATAATACTTGCCTTTTTTTTATTTTTTCTTTTAAAACAATAAAAATAAGCGTAAATATACACATAGCAAATAATATTGGTAACATTATTATTAAATCTCAATTTTTCATTGTAACCTCAACTACAATATATTCTATTACAAATTAAAATTATATTTTAAAAAAACAAAAAGTTTAGTGGGATACTTTTTTTGCACTGTTTGAATTACTGCTCATTCGTCTAGGATTTGTATCATCATATTTTTTAAATTTAGTTTTTATTTTTTTAATGTCATTATGCACTTTTATTAAATAAGTGCTAGTTTCTGCGTTAAACTCTTGAATTGAATCAATAATTTTAAGTTTGCTTTCTAACATATAATTTTGATAAGCAACTTTTTTATATTGAATTTTCATTCCATACACTAAATATGATAATAAATAAACTAAAAATACTAAAAATAATAACGGGCAAAGAGTAACTAATAAGTAGTCTGCTATTATTAAACCATCAAATGTAAATAGCTTAAAATAACTCATTGAAATTATTGAACTTTCTAAATATAAATACACAAATTTTACAATTAAAATTACAACAGGACTAATTATAGTAAATACAAAAAGTAATATTAGTCAAATAGACATAATATTAAATTTTTTATATATACTAGACTCCTTTAAAACAGCTCTATTAAAGTTGCTACCAAGTCCGTATATTGTATTAGTTTCATTAATATCTTTCTTATTAAGTTCGTCTAAGATATTTTCTTGCTTAATTAGCATGGCATTTAGTTTGTGTGTATCTAAACTCCCTGTTTCAGTTTTATCATCAACTAAATTTTTTAAATTGGGATCAGTATATTTTAATGTATTAACGCTTGCTCCACTGTTTATTTCGTTATTTTCTTCATCTATCTTATTATTTAACAAAGATTTATCTATGGTTATATAGTTTTCATCTTCGCCTTGATTTTGCTTCTTGCTATCATTTATAATTTGTTCTAAATCACTTAAATTATAGTCACCATGCAAAACAAAACTATGATTATTATCATTATTAGATACTAATTTATTATAATTTTGATTATTGGTGATTGTATCAATTTTGTTGGTTTCACCTAAACTTTGATTATTGTAATCGATTTGTTCTTTATCAATATTTAATACCTTATCGTTATAGTTATTATTTTCTTTTTCATTCTGAATAAAGTTATTTTTAGCAAAACTTTCTAAATTATCTCTATTAGTACTTTGAGAATCAATTGAATTATCATATCCCCTTATACTTTCTTCGTTAACTTGATTTCTATAATATTCACTAGTTTTGAGGCTAGAAAATGTTTGATCGACTAAGTTATTAGAGCTAATAATGCTTTGAGTTTCATCAAATGGTTTTCTTCTAGGTTTAAATAATGGTTGTGTCTTTTCTTTTAAAAAGCTTTCTACAATTTTATTTCCATTTAAATTATAATTTTCTAGTTCTTTGTTTTTTAAATATCTATCTTCTTTCATGCCATTAAGACCTTGAGAATTAATATCATCAATAGAAATTGTGTTTTCCATTGAGAGATCAAACAAATCCTCATCGGTATTTCTATACGATTTAAAATCAAACAATGAGTCAATATACTCAGTATCACCTTGTGATGGGTTATTATTATTCTTGTTTACTACAATTGATTTAACCATTTTAGAGTCAACAGTAATAACTTCTTGAGTAATTAAATCTTTTAGACGTAAAAAAGTTAATTGTCTATCAGTTAATTGCTTATCAATCACTTCAACAATTAAATAATTCTTTTTATTATAATTTACAATTACCCCTTGTTTAAAACCCATTTTAACCTCTTTATATAAGTATATAACATAGGTGTGCTAATTTTATAAATTTAGGAAATATTATAATAAATAAAAAAATATTTTTACAAATATTTTATACAGTCATTAAATCTTTTTCTTTTTGTTTAGCAACTTCATCTAATGATGAAATAAATTTATCTGTCAACTTTTGAACTTGATTTTCAAAATCATTTTTTAAATCTTCTGAGATAGAGCTATCTTTTTTTGCTTTATCAATTGAGTCTCTTCTTATATTTCTAACTCTTACTTTAAAAGTTTCCAATTCTTTATTCATTTTTTTTACTAAATCTCTTCTTATTTCTTCAGTTAATGCAGGAATATTAATTCTAATTAAATCTGCTTCTACTAATGGATTTAACCCTAAATCAGCTTTGTTGATTCCTGCAGCAACGTTATTAACTTGACTTCTATCATAGGGTTTCACCACTAACTGTTGTGGTTCTGGTGCTGATATTTGTGATGTTTGATTTATTGGTGTTGGGTTACCATAAAAATCTACCATAACTCCATTTAATAAGTTTGCATTTGCACGTCCAGTTCTAATCTTACTAATGTATGATTTGAAGCTATCTACAACTTCGTTCATTTCTTTACTTGATTTATCTAAAAATTCTTTATTCATTTTATTCTCCTTTATTTAATCACTGTACATTCTATATTACCGTGAGCTATTTTTATAATATTATCTTTACCTTTTATATCAAATACAACTATTTCAAGCTGCCCATCTCTTGATAATGTTGCTGCAGTGGAATCCATTACTTGTAAATTTTTTGTTACTAAATCATCGTGAGTTAATGACTTATAAAAATATGCATCATTATGGCTATTAGGATCTTTGTCATAGACACCTTTTGTTCCATATTTTGCCATTAGTAAAGCATCAGCTTTTATTTCTATCGCTCGAATTGAAGCACCTGTATCAGTTGTAAAATAACTATAACCAGTTCCACCTGCAAATAAAACAACATATCCCTCTTGAAGTTTTTCTCTTGCATTTCTATAGTTATAAGAACTTGTTACAGTTTTTATTTCTAAAGACGAGTATACTTTTACTTTATCAAAATTTAATTTTCTTAATGTAGCCTCAAATGCAAGTGCATTCATTATTGTTGCTAACATTCCCATGTAATCTGCTTCAATTCTATATAATTCAAGCGTTCCTGCTAATTTTCCTCTTCAGATATTGCCACCACCAATTACTACTCCAATTTGTAGTCCTTCCTTAGTAAGTGTAATAATTTGTTTTGCTAAATCTTCTAGTTTATCTTTATCATAAATATCATTTTTACCTTTTAATGCTTCACCTGAAATTTTTAATAATACTCTTTTATACTTTAATGCCATATCTACCTCGCTAGAAACATTATAACAAATTTTACTATAATGAAATTATAATTATTCATCTGATGTTATAGTTGTAAAATATTTAACTCTTATAAAGTCTAGCGAAGTACAAATTGATGGTAACAAAATAATAATGGTAACAAAATCGACAACTGTTGCAAAACTATTATATATAAAAGAGTAAGCAACTGTACTATTTCATCTAAATTCATATGTAATTTCTTCTATTGGTCTTTCAACTGGATTTAATCAAAATATAATTCCGCTTATTACTCTTGAAAAGTACAATATGATTATTGGTATAATAATAAAATTAAATCAACTGAAAGCTCTAACCACCTTATTACTTTTTTTTACACTTGGTTTAAAAAAGCAAGATGTTGCAATTAAAGTTGCTGGTAATCAGTAATCAAAAAAGAATTGAAAAAAAGTAAGTTTAACAGTACCTGGGTTAACTAGTGTCACAAAAGCACACATCATACACAAGATTAGACTTTTTGTGAATGAAAGTAAATAACAACCAAAAAAGAGAACTAAATATTTAATAGATATTTGAATAAAAAATGGAAATGGTGGTATGAAACCAGTTGTAATAATATCAATTATAATGAATAATGCTAATAAAATTGAAATTGTGGATATATCCATTATTGATATTCTTGGTTTCGTTCAATATACCTTATTAAACTTGATTCTTTGTAAAAAATATATAAATACTTCAAAATTAAGTGCGACTAAAGAACCAAATAAATTAATTTTAGTATCATTATTGTTATAAATGTAATTTAATAATGAATTAATTATTAAAATTAGGTATATAGTTATTAGTAAAAAAAATATTAATATTATAGTAAACCTCTTGGTTCAATCCATACTTTCTTGATACACAGTGTTATTTTCATAAATATCAATTTTAGCATCTAATAAATTTATTACTAAAAAAATTATTCCAACTAATAATAAACTAAATCTTAAAGTACTAAAAATAGTAGT harbors:
- a CDS encoding MFS cation transporter, with product MKNWDLIIMLPILFAMCIFTLIFIVLKEKIKKRQVLFLTSIIFFWMIVGYLSNKTFNTLPTTLEVEKSEFIFLIIFGTSLFLIFLKPFATFITGIIRNRTSWLKVSYAIIFTMVLILTIVGEKTNIYYFIFMSFMLSICIASSTIYFLFYNEQYYYRIYVLPATWIVFSFITFGTTLGLYLEELNTIVIGKTFNYSILGISMFIILCLFIFTSLFIKESRNLAGVFDKEVIDLLPKKNNLNFFMIYLIVFLLSITSSLNNSMIVKLFIGLNLRDYQLDYNQVFSFLRAFNFLYTVPSIIVSYFIYKFVLKYLGQKYLIFTSLFLIFGMYTILAFTTNPYVYTFTNIFTGILMNQILFSLFSLCIMWNYRSPKNPVTGFFGTSFFGAKFLIESTEKIVGFYNKGVFHNVNKISDLETLLVVNSTLLKEFDVATTLIMSFSCMLILICILIFYFRNNSMFADYTSYRNATRNLKNLLKKRILEKAKTKIEV
- the frr gene encoding ribosome recycling factor, which translates into the protein MNKEFLDKSSKEMNEVVDSFKSYISKIRTGRANANLLNGVMVDFYGNPTPINQTSQISAPEPQQLVVKPYDRSQVNNVAAGINKADLGLNPLVEADLIRINIPALTEEIRRDLVKKMNKELETFKVRVRNIRRDSIDKAKKDSSISEDLKNDFENQVQKLTDKFISSLDEVAKQKEKDLMTV
- the pyrH gene encoding UMP kinase codes for the protein MALKYKRVLLKISGEALKGKNDIYDKDKLEDLAKQIITLTKEGLQIGVVIGGGNIWRGKLAGTLELYRIEADYMGMLATIMNALAFEATLRKLNFDKVKVYSSLEIKTVTSSYNYRNAREKLQEGYVVLFAGGTGYSYFTTDTGASIRAIEIKADALLMAKYGTKGVYDKDPNSHNDAYFYKSLTHDDLVTKNLQVMDSTAATLSRDGQLEIVVFDIKGKDNIIKIAHGNIECTVIK
- a CDS encoding energy-coupled thiamine transporter ThiT, whose amino-acid sequence is MENKLNVKTNKLFWFTTIFSTLRFSLLLVGIIFLVINLLDAKIDIYENNTVYQESMDWTKRFTIILIFFLLITIYLILIINSLLNYIYNNNDTKINLFGSLVALNFEVFIYFLQRIKFNKVYWTKPRISIMDISTISILLALFIIIDIITTGFIPPFPFFIQISIKYLVLFFGCYLLSFTKSLILCMMCAFVTLVNPGTVKLTFFQFFFDYWLPATLIATSCFFKPSVKKSNKVVRAFSWFNFIIIPIIILYFSRVISGIIFWLNPVERPIEEITYEFRWNSTVAYSFIYNSFATVVDFVTIIILLPSICTSLDFIRVKYFTTITSDE